One segment of Corynebacterium atrinae DNA contains the following:
- a CDS encoding META domain-containing protein, producing MKRRQLIMGATVVGLAVAMTAVLSACRGPAPISDIDWHLETDRTANFRIEGDKLSGTDSCNRIFGEAVISTGEPKTIDFGLLGSTRMACPDTTNAQEDMRNALSGQRLVEQPDPSTLVLVDAETNERWRFVQ from the coding sequence ATGAAAAGACGACAATTGATTATGGGCGCTACCGTGGTCGGGCTGGCGGTCGCTATGACAGCGGTGTTGTCGGCATGTCGCGGACCAGCACCGATCTCAGACATTGACTGGCACCTAGAGACCGACCGCACCGCCAACTTCCGAATCGAGGGAGACAAGCTGAGCGGCACGGATTCGTGCAACCGGATTTTCGGTGAGGCTGTCATTTCAACTGGTGAACCAAAGACCATCGATTTCGGCCTTTTAGGATCGACCCGTATGGCCTGCCCCGATACAACCAACGCGCAGGAAGACATGCGGAATGCGTTGAGCGGGCAACGTCTCGTCGAGCAGCCCGACCCTTCGACTCTGGTGCTAGTGGATGCGGAGACCAACGAGCGATGGCGGTTCGTTCAATAG
- a CDS encoding alpha-ketoglutarate-dependent dioxygenase AlkB family protein gives MEPLFGDDLLGPPAVELPADAHHVPGWLTLEQQRWIVARFHEWIQGPVPLHSPKIRGHDMSVQTVCLGWHWRPYEYTRNAVDVNGHRVLDFPEWMVRLGRQALIAATGDHDAGATYTPDTALVNYYADTAKMGMHQDREERSPAPVISLSIGDSCKFRFGNTNNRSKPYHDIDLASGDLFVFGGPARLAYHGVPKIYPHTAPPDCGLASGRLNITLRETGLTD, from the coding sequence ATGGAGCCGCTCTTCGGTGATGACCTACTTGGGCCTCCTGCGGTCGAGCTCCCGGCGGATGCACACCATGTGCCGGGCTGGCTCACCTTGGAGCAACAACGGTGGATCGTCGCCCGCTTCCACGAATGGATCCAAGGCCCGGTCCCCCTCCACTCCCCAAAGATCCGCGGGCATGACATGAGCGTACAAACGGTGTGCCTTGGCTGGCATTGGCGCCCCTACGAATACACCCGCAACGCCGTCGATGTGAACGGACATCGAGTCCTCGACTTCCCCGAATGGATGGTACGGCTGGGCCGCCAGGCCCTCATTGCCGCCACTGGCGACCACGACGCTGGGGCCACCTACACCCCAGACACCGCGCTGGTGAATTACTACGCCGACACCGCCAAGATGGGGATGCACCAAGACCGGGAGGAACGCTCCCCCGCCCCGGTCATTTCCCTCTCCATCGGAGATTCCTGCAAGTTTCGCTTCGGCAACACCAACAACCGTAGTAAGCCCTATCACGACATCGATCTCGCCTCCGGCGATCTCTTCGTTTTCGGTGGCCCAGCCCGGCTGGCTTATCACGGCGTGCCAAAGATCTATCCGCATACTGCGCCGCCCGACTGCGGGCTGGCGTCAGGCAGGCTCAACATCACCCTGCGGGAAACAGGGTTGACTGACTGA
- a CDS encoding methylated-DNA--[protein]-cysteine S-methyltransferase, with translation MNLASFPISRADLDQLHVELGRRAAAEGNLDVAYRIVDSPLGPLLLAATEKGLVRVAFEVEGFDAVLTTIAAKVSPRVLEAPARLDTVAGELEEYFSGRRQVFDLPLDFALSAGFRREVHSFLPRITYGNTRSYKEVAALVGKPTAIRAVGTACATNPLPVIIPCHRVLRSDGTLGGYLGGLEAKSILLDLEKGDSHGAALR, from the coding sequence ATGAACCTTGCCTCTTTCCCCATTTCCCGCGCGGACCTCGACCAACTCCACGTTGAACTAGGACGACGCGCCGCGGCGGAAGGGAACCTCGACGTCGCTTATCGCATCGTGGATTCCCCGCTCGGCCCGCTGTTGTTGGCCGCGACGGAGAAAGGCCTCGTGCGTGTGGCCTTCGAGGTCGAGGGTTTCGACGCCGTCCTGACGACCATCGCCGCCAAGGTCAGTCCGCGAGTGCTGGAGGCTCCCGCGCGGCTGGACACGGTCGCCGGAGAATTAGAGGAGTACTTCTCTGGTCGCCGCCAGGTCTTCGATCTGCCCCTGGATTTCGCCCTCTCCGCGGGATTTCGCCGCGAGGTGCACAGCTTTCTCCCCCGCATCACCTACGGAAACACCCGGTCCTACAAAGAGGTCGCAGCGTTGGTGGGCAAGCCGACGGCCATTCGCGCCGTGGGAACCGCCTGCGCCACCAATCCCCTGCCGGTGATCATTCCGTGCCACCGCGTGCTGCGTTCCGATGGAACCCTGGGCGGGTACCTCGGCGGACTGGAGGCAAAATCGATCTTGCTGGACCTCGAGAAGGGAGACTCCCATGGAGCCGCTCTTCGGTGA
- a CDS encoding TIGR04053 family radical SAM/SPASM domain-containing protein gives MHRPPAVRTVRHDINTKPFIVIWEVTRACGLVCKHCRADAQHEPHPDQLSTDEGKRLLDALSSYEKPLPLVVLTGGDPFEREDLEELTAYGTSKGLNVSLSPSVTPKLTPERIRSLREAGGKAMSMSLDGATAQTHDAFRGFSGTFEQTIEMAPVINEAGYRLQINSTLTRDNIHEAPALLKKVIEMGAKMWYVFFLVPTGRGAALNCLSPEEREDVLNWLVDISDRIAIKTTEAPQYRRVVLQRREAEESGAPKYAGGPLYENLTQQTTALLGEHAAKPRPPRSPMAVNSGSGFAFIDHVGDVYPNGFLPLHCGNVKDTDFPEIYTESPVFKELRDPDNWHGKCSVCGFHTVCGGSRSTAFALTGDYRASDPTCVYVPPGWEADSTAKESGVRTPPLKLTVVEGPTSI, from the coding sequence GTGCATCGGCCCCCAGCAGTCCGCACCGTCCGCCACGACATCAACACGAAGCCGTTCATCGTGATTTGGGAGGTGACGCGAGCCTGTGGCTTGGTGTGCAAGCACTGCCGAGCCGACGCCCAGCATGAACCACACCCCGATCAGCTGTCGACGGACGAGGGTAAGCGACTACTCGACGCGCTGTCGTCTTATGAGAAGCCCCTTCCCCTGGTTGTGCTCACGGGTGGCGATCCTTTCGAGCGGGAAGACCTCGAAGAACTTACGGCTTACGGCACGTCCAAGGGACTCAACGTGTCGCTCTCCCCGTCAGTCACCCCCAAGCTCACCCCGGAGCGCATTCGATCACTGCGGGAAGCTGGCGGCAAAGCCATGTCCATGTCACTGGACGGGGCCACCGCGCAGACCCACGATGCGTTCCGCGGATTCTCCGGCACCTTCGAGCAGACCATCGAGATGGCTCCGGTGATCAACGAGGCCGGCTATCGCCTGCAGATCAACTCCACCCTGACGCGTGACAACATTCACGAGGCCCCAGCGCTACTGAAGAAGGTCATCGAGATGGGCGCGAAGATGTGGTACGTCTTCTTCCTCGTACCCACTGGCCGAGGAGCAGCACTCAATTGTTTGTCACCGGAAGAGCGTGAAGACGTCCTCAACTGGCTAGTTGATATCTCGGACCGCATCGCCATCAAAACGACCGAGGCCCCGCAGTACCGCCGGGTGGTTCTGCAACGCCGCGAGGCCGAGGAGTCCGGAGCACCGAAGTATGCGGGCGGGCCGCTTTACGAGAACCTCACCCAACAGACCACCGCCCTGCTTGGCGAACACGCGGCGAAGCCACGTCCGCCGCGCTCCCCCATGGCAGTGAACTCGGGCTCTGGTTTCGCCTTCATCGACCACGTCGGCGACGTTTACCCCAACGGTTTCCTCCCCCTGCACTGCGGAAACGTCAAAGATACCGATTTTCCAGAGATCTACACCGAATCACCGGTGTTCAAAGAGCTCCGTGACCCCGACAATTGGCACGGAAAGTGCAGCGTGTGCGGATTCCACACCGTCTGCGGAGGTTCACGTTCGACAGCGTTCGCACTGACCGGTGACTACCGAGCTTCCGACCCAACCTGCGTCTACGTCCCACCCGGGTGGGAAGCCGACTCAACAGCTAAGGAGTCGGGGGTGCGCACCCCGCCGTTGAAACTCACTGTCGTGGAAGGTCCGACGTCGATTTAG
- a CDS encoding 4-(cytidine 5'-diphospho)-2-C-methyl-D-erythritol kinase: MREIAARAHGKVNLHLGVGDAREDGFHELVTVFQSLDLHDTLSLLIDEDVEVREGSIVSDLTVTGLDARYVPCNPTNLAWRGVDKLVDAYRARGLESAPSVRIHIRKGIPTAGGMAGGSADAAAALVATQALLSDYLPPLDPADLDALAGELGSDVPFTLRGGTMLGTGRGEQLTHMLSRGNYHWALVFSKKGLSTPRVFSHLDELRAQGRDLSPSLDTTELSKALMSGSPEQLAPWLVNDLQAAAVSLRSDIARTLKLGQQAGALAAIVSGSGPTCAFLCSSELHARDLLDDLLAEGLYSGAVAHGPTKGAYVLD; encoded by the coding sequence ATGCGTGAGATCGCTGCCCGCGCCCACGGCAAGGTCAACCTCCACCTCGGGGTGGGGGACGCGCGCGAGGATGGATTCCACGAACTGGTCACCGTCTTCCAGTCCCTCGACCTCCACGACACCCTTTCATTGCTCATCGACGAGGACGTTGAGGTGCGCGAGGGCAGCATCGTCTCCGACCTGACGGTGACTGGCCTCGACGCGAGGTACGTGCCGTGCAATCCGACGAACCTGGCGTGGCGGGGCGTCGATAAGCTCGTGGACGCCTACCGGGCCCGGGGGCTCGAATCCGCTCCCTCGGTGCGCATCCACATCCGCAAAGGCATCCCGACGGCCGGCGGCATGGCCGGCGGATCGGCCGACGCGGCGGCCGCGCTGGTGGCCACCCAAGCCCTGCTCAGCGACTACCTCCCGCCCCTCGACCCGGCGGACCTGGACGCCCTCGCCGGCGAACTCGGCTCCGATGTGCCCTTTACCCTGCGCGGCGGGACGATGCTGGGCACCGGGCGCGGCGAGCAGCTCACCCACATGCTCTCGCGCGGTAATTACCACTGGGCGCTGGTTTTTTCTAAGAAGGGTCTGTCCACCCCGCGGGTGTTCAGCCACCTCGACGAACTACGCGCGCAGGGCCGTGACCTGTCGCCTTCCCTGGACACGACGGAACTGTCGAAGGCGCTGATGAGTGGTTCGCCGGAACAACTCGCACCCTGGTTGGTCAACGACCTGCAGGCTGCGGCCGTGAGCCTACGCAGTGACATTGCCCGCACCCTGAAGCTGGGCCAACAGGCCGGGGCACTGGCCGCGATCGTGTCGGGATCGGGCCCCACCTGCGCCTTCCTCTGCTCCTCTGAGCTGCACGCCCGCGACCTCCTCGACGACCTCTTGGCCGAGGGACTCTACTCCGGAGCCGTCGCACACGGCCCCACCAAGGGCGCGTACGTCCTCGACTAA
- a CDS encoding ABC-F family ATP-binding cassette domain-containing protein, which produces MVNLINLENVSKTWGLKTLLDGVSLGVQTGDRIGVVGLNGGGKTTLLEVLTGIEPPDEGRVSHNSELRMAVVTQRSELVDTDTIADVVLKPLGLQTFEWASDARVREVLGGLGVAELGLDTAVGGLSGGERRRVSLAAALVRDLDLIVLDEPTNHLDVEGVQWLADHLISRKLTVVVVTHDRWFLDTIATLTWEVHDGQVDAYEGGYNDWTFARAERARQADAIEQRRQNLARKELAWLRRGAPARTSKPRYRIEAAEALIANVPDPRDSVELTAFSRQRQGKVVIELEDARVETPDGRLLVDDLTWRLAPGERIGLVGVNGSGKTTLLRTLAGEHQLSAGKRIEGRTVRLGWLRQELDDLDPAMRLLDAVEDVASYVQLGNKEISASQLAERLGFSAKRQRTPVGDLSGGERRRLQLTRVLMAEPNVLLLDEPTNDLDIDTLQELESLLDSWPGTLVVISHDRYLIERIADNTWALFGDGTLTNLPGGIEQYLEQRRAMAAAAGSGPLDFGDKMAPAAPEKSSGLSSQEQRELKKQLNGLERKMSKLDERIATFEQDMAVASSAADPDYSLISSANAALQEAHAEREALEMEWLEVGEKLEG; this is translated from the coding sequence ATGGTCAACCTCATCAACCTCGAGAACGTTTCCAAAACGTGGGGCCTAAAAACCCTGCTCGACGGCGTCAGCCTCGGCGTGCAAACTGGCGATCGCATCGGGGTCGTGGGGCTCAACGGCGGCGGCAAGACGACGCTGCTGGAGGTGCTCACGGGCATCGAGCCACCCGATGAGGGACGCGTCTCCCACAACTCCGAGCTGCGGATGGCCGTGGTCACCCAGCGATCCGAGCTCGTCGACACCGACACCATCGCCGACGTCGTGCTTAAACCACTCGGCCTGCAGACCTTCGAATGGGCCTCCGACGCCCGCGTCCGCGAAGTCCTCGGCGGCCTCGGCGTGGCAGAGCTCGGCCTGGACACCGCGGTTGGTGGACTCTCCGGAGGTGAGCGCCGCCGCGTCAGCCTCGCCGCCGCGCTCGTCCGCGACCTCGACCTCATCGTCCTCGACGAGCCCACCAACCACCTCGACGTCGAAGGTGTGCAATGGCTGGCCGACCACCTCATCAGCCGCAAACTCACCGTCGTCGTGGTCACCCACGACCGCTGGTTCCTCGACACGATTGCCACCCTCACCTGGGAAGTCCACGATGGCCAGGTCGACGCCTACGAGGGCGGCTACAACGATTGGACCTTCGCCCGCGCCGAGCGGGCCCGCCAGGCCGACGCCATCGAGCAGCGCCGCCAGAACCTCGCCCGCAAGGAATTGGCCTGGCTGCGCCGCGGCGCCCCGGCCCGCACCTCCAAACCCCGCTACCGCATCGAAGCCGCCGAGGCCCTCATCGCCAACGTGCCCGACCCACGGGACAGCGTCGAACTCACCGCATTCTCCCGCCAACGCCAAGGAAAAGTCGTCATCGAGCTGGAAGACGCCCGGGTGGAAACGCCCGATGGGCGTCTGCTTGTCGACGACCTCACGTGGCGCCTCGCCCCCGGCGAAAGAATCGGCCTCGTCGGCGTCAATGGCTCCGGAAAAACAACGTTGCTGCGCACCCTCGCCGGTGAACACCAGCTCAGCGCCGGCAAACGCATCGAAGGCCGGACCGTGCGACTCGGGTGGCTGCGCCAGGAACTCGACGACCTCGACCCTGCCATGCGGCTTCTCGACGCCGTCGAGGACGTCGCCAGCTACGTCCAGCTAGGCAATAAAGAAATCTCCGCCTCCCAACTCGCCGAACGCCTGGGGTTTTCCGCCAAACGCCAACGCACCCCCGTCGGCGACCTCTCCGGAGGCGAACGCCGACGCCTCCAACTCACCCGCGTCCTCATGGCCGAACCCAACGTCCTGCTCCTCGACGAACCCACCAATGACCTCGACATCGACACCCTCCAGGAACTTGAGTCCCTCCTGGACTCTTGGCCGGGCACCCTCGTCGTCATCTCCCACGACCGCTACCTCATCGAGCGCATCGCCGACAACACCTGGGCGCTGTTCGGCGACGGCACCCTCACCAACCTGCCCGGCGGCATCGAACAGTACCTAGAGCAACGCCGAGCCATGGCCGCCGCCGCTGGCTCCGGCCCCCTGGACTTCGGCGACAAGATGGCGCCCGCAGCACCGGAGAAGTCCTCCGGCCTGAGTTCCCAAGAGCAACGCGAGCTAAAAAAGCAGCTCAACGGCCTCGAACGCAAAATGAGCAAGCTCGACGAACGCATCGCCACCTTCGAGCAAGACATGGCCGTCGCCTCCTCCGCCGCCGACCCGGACTACTCCCTCATCTCCTCCGCCAATGCTGCACTCCAAGAAGCCCACGCCGAGCGGGAAGCCCTCGAGATGGAATGGCTCGAAGTGGGGGAGAAGCTGGAGGGCTAG